A stretch of Miscanthus floridulus cultivar M001 chromosome 13, ASM1932011v1, whole genome shotgun sequence DNA encodes these proteins:
- the LOC136499005 gene encoding uncharacterized protein: MATRGSGLTATGLALTLIAFGAGVGSAGTLVLLLNFAGVLAGASFIFVGVRVADDPTATIGRLGLLSAGVRALVHCLRRNLALVGLLLASSAVSAAADREAAPVLCFCAFALMLLGISLLNIGVLLGEQGL, translated from the coding sequence ATGGCCACTCGGGGCAGCGGGTTGACGGCCACCGGCCTCGCCCTCACGCTGATTGCCTTTGGCGCGGGCGTCGGCTCTGCCGGCACTTTGGTCTTGCTTCTCAACTTCGCCGGGGTGCTCGCCGGCGCCAGCTTCATCTTCGTCGGCGTCCGGGTCGCCGACGACCCGACGGCAACCATAGGCCGCCTCGGGTTGCTCTCAGCTGGTGTACGCGCGCTCGTACACTGCCTGCGCCGCAACCTCGCCCTCGTGGGCCTCCTCTTGGCGTCCTCTGCTGTTAGTGCGGCGGCGGACAGGGAGGCGGCACCGGTGCTCTGCTTCTGCGCGTTTGCTCTGATGCTGCTCGGCATCTCACTCCTCAACATCGGAGTTCTTCTCGGGGAACAGGGGCTGTAG